In one Bradyrhizobium sp. 4 genomic region, the following are encoded:
- a CDS encoding thiamine pyrophosphate-dependent enzyme translates to MTTLTGGEAIVSGLVAHGVDTVFGLPGAQVYGLFDAFHQAQLKVIGARHEQACGYMAFGYARSSGRPGVFSVVPGPGVLNASAALLTAFGCNEPVLCVTGQVPTQFLGKGRGHLHEMPDQLATLRTYVKWADRIEYPGNAPTTVARAFQEMTSGRRGPASVEMPWDVFTQRADTAAAQVLEPLPAPQPDPDMIKQAAALIRNSKAPMIFVGSGAIEAREEILELAEMIDAPVVAFRSGRGIVSNAHELGLTMAAAYKLWPTTDLMIAIGTRAELPASGFRWPYQPKGLKSIRVDIDPAEMRRLASDVAIVADAKAGAADLATAVTKAGYARTSGRRGDIREAAATAQAAIQRIQPQMAYLNILREVLPANAIVTDELSQFGFASWYGFPIYEPRTFITSGYQGTLGSGFPTALGAKVANPDKPVVAITGDGGFMFGVQELATAVQFNIGVVTLVFNNNAYGNVRRDQRERFDGRVVASDLVNPDFVKLAESFGVASARVTAPDQFKAAMEKALAHGGPYLISIEVTRDSEVSPWAFIHPPKP, encoded by the coding sequence ATGACTACCCTCACCGGCGGCGAAGCCATCGTAAGCGGCCTTGTCGCCCATGGCGTCGATACTGTATTCGGCCTGCCCGGCGCCCAGGTCTACGGCCTGTTCGACGCGTTCCACCAGGCCCAGCTCAAGGTGATCGGCGCGCGGCACGAGCAGGCTTGCGGCTACATGGCGTTCGGCTATGCGCGCTCCAGCGGCAGGCCCGGCGTGTTCAGCGTGGTGCCCGGCCCCGGCGTGCTCAACGCCAGCGCCGCGCTGCTCACCGCCTTCGGCTGCAACGAGCCGGTGCTGTGCGTCACCGGTCAGGTGCCGACGCAGTTTCTGGGCAAGGGCCGCGGCCATCTGCACGAGATGCCGGACCAGCTCGCGACCTTGCGCACCTATGTGAAATGGGCGGATCGGATCGAATATCCCGGCAACGCGCCGACCACCGTCGCGCGCGCCTTCCAGGAGATGACGTCCGGACGGCGTGGCCCCGCTTCGGTCGAGATGCCCTGGGACGTCTTCACCCAGCGCGCCGACACCGCGGCTGCGCAAGTGCTGGAGCCGCTGCCCGCGCCGCAGCCCGACCCTGATATGATCAAGCAGGCGGCCGCGCTGATCAGGAACAGCAAGGCGCCGATGATCTTCGTCGGCAGCGGCGCGATCGAGGCGCGCGAGGAGATTCTCGAACTCGCCGAGATGATCGACGCGCCTGTCGTCGCCTTCCGCAGCGGCCGCGGCATCGTCTCCAACGCGCATGAGCTTGGGCTCACCATGGCGGCAGCTTACAAGCTGTGGCCGACAACCGATTTGATGATCGCAATCGGCACGCGCGCCGAACTGCCGGCATCGGGCTTCCGCTGGCCGTATCAGCCGAAGGGGCTGAAATCCATTCGTGTCGATATCGATCCGGCCGAGATGCGCCGGCTCGCCTCCGATGTCGCTATCGTCGCCGACGCCAAGGCCGGCGCGGCCGATCTGGCCACCGCCGTGACGAAGGCCGGCTATGCCAGGACCAGCGGCCGGCGGGGCGACATCCGCGAGGCTGCTGCGACGGCGCAAGCCGCGATCCAGCGCATCCAGCCGCAGATGGCATATCTCAACATCCTGCGCGAGGTGCTGCCGGCGAACGCGATCGTGACAGATGAATTGTCGCAGTTCGGTTTCGCCTCCTGGTACGGTTTTCCGATCTACGAGCCGCGCACCTTCATCACATCAGGCTATCAGGGCACGCTCGGCTCGGGCTTCCCGACCGCGCTCGGCGCCAAGGTCGCCAATCCCGACAAGCCGGTGGTGGCGATCACCGGCGACGGCGGCTTCATGTTCGGCGTGCAGGAGCTTGCCACCGCCGTGCAGTTCAACATCGGCGTGGTGACGCTGGTGTTCAACAACAACGCCTACGGCAATGTCCGCCGCGACCAGCGCGAGCGCTTCGACGGCCGCGTGGTGGCGTCCGATCTGGTCAACCCGGATTTCGTCAAGCTGGCGGAGTCCTTTGGCGTCGCATCAGCGCGCGTCACTGCGCCGGACCAGTTCAAGGCGGCGATGGAGAAGGCGCTCGCCCATGGCGGGCCGTATCTGATCTCGATCGAAGTGACCAGGGATTCGGAAGTGAGCCCCTGGGCGTTCATCCACCCGCCGAAGCCTTGA
- a CDS encoding malate/lactate/ureidoglycolate dehydrogenase: protein MVTIQVQKLIDFVTEVFAHAQSSPDEARRIATYLTTANLTGHDSHGVIRVPVYIRWQKSGAVVPNQNAELVLDTPSLAVIDGKFGYGQTVTPQAVRIGIEKCRKAGLAAVALRNAGHIGRVGDWAEMAAAEGLISVHFVNAAGSLLVAPFGGVEKRLSTAPYCVGIPREGQDPIVLDFATSVVAEGKVLVASRGGKKLPKGALVDADGRLSEEPAVLYGPYTPDGPRDHTKGTGAIRAFGEHKGSGLAFMCELLGGALTGTGATSGGRRFANGMLAFYIDPKVVDTSHVFDAEVSRYADFIRATKPVAGVDQVLIPGDPERKTRAERTQNGVPLPDDTWAAIVNTAREVGVSEVSIQRATA, encoded by the coding sequence ATGGTCACCATCCAGGTTCAGAAGCTGATCGACTTCGTCACCGAGGTCTTCGCGCATGCGCAGTCGTCGCCCGACGAAGCCCGGCGCATCGCCACCTACCTGACCACGGCTAATCTGACCGGCCATGACAGCCACGGCGTGATCCGCGTCCCCGTCTATATTCGCTGGCAGAAGTCCGGCGCGGTCGTGCCCAACCAGAACGCCGAATTGGTGCTCGACACGCCTTCGCTCGCGGTGATCGACGGCAAGTTCGGCTACGGCCAGACCGTGACGCCGCAAGCGGTCCGGATCGGCATCGAGAAGTGCAGGAAGGCGGGACTTGCCGCAGTCGCGCTACGCAATGCGGGCCATATCGGCCGCGTCGGCGATTGGGCCGAGATGGCCGCCGCAGAAGGGCTGATCTCGGTGCATTTCGTCAATGCCGCGGGCTCGCTGCTGGTGGCGCCGTTCGGCGGCGTCGAGAAACGGCTCTCCACCGCGCCCTATTGCGTCGGCATTCCGCGCGAGGGCCAAGACCCGATCGTGCTGGACTTCGCAACCTCGGTCGTGGCCGAGGGCAAGGTGCTGGTCGCGAGCCGCGGCGGCAAGAAGCTGCCGAAGGGCGCGCTGGTCGATGCCGACGGCAGACTGAGCGAGGAGCCGGCCGTGCTCTACGGCCCCTACACGCCGGACGGGCCGCGCGACCACACCAAGGGAACGGGCGCGATCCGAGCGTTCGGCGAGCACAAGGGCTCGGGCCTTGCCTTCATGTGCGAGCTGCTCGGCGGGGCGTTGACCGGAACCGGGGCCACGTCCGGCGGTCGGCGCTTCGCCAACGGCATGCTGGCCTTCTACATCGATCCGAAAGTGGTCGATACCTCCCATGTCTTCGACGCAGAGGTGTCGCGCTATGCGGACTTCATCCGTGCCACCAAGCCGGTGGCCGGGGTCGATCAGGTGCTGATTCCCGGCGATCCCGAGCGGAAAACCAGGGCTGAGCGGACCCAGAACGGCGTCCCCTTGCCGGATGACACCTGGGCGGCAATAGTGAATACGGCCCGCGAGGTCGGCGTCAGCGAAGTGAGCATCCAGAGGGCGACCGCATAG
- the hpaH gene encoding 2-oxo-hept-4-ene-1,7-dioate hydratase, giving the protein MALSNDDIRACANRLHQAEKTRTQIRQLSQDFPDISIADAYAIQKAWVDVKIAEGRIVRGHKIGLTSKAMQSALGINEPDSGVLLDDMFFADGGLVPTKRFIATRVEAELAFVMSKRLAGPNCTLFDVLNATDFVVPALEILDTRIERVDPQTKATRKIFDTIADNAANAGIVLGGRPIRPLDADLRWIGALCFKNGQLEETGLAAGVLNHPATAVAWLANKIAPLGLALEPGQIVLAGSFIRPIETRKGDTIQADYGAYGSVSCYFA; this is encoded by the coding sequence ATGGCGCTCTCCAACGACGATATCCGAGCTTGCGCGAACCGTCTGCACCAGGCGGAAAAGACCCGTACACAGATCCGGCAGCTCTCGCAGGACTTTCCCGACATCAGCATCGCTGACGCCTACGCGATTCAGAAGGCCTGGGTCGACGTCAAGATTGCCGAGGGGCGCATCGTTAGGGGACACAAGATCGGCCTGACCTCGAAGGCGATGCAGAGCGCGCTCGGCATCAACGAGCCGGATTCCGGCGTGTTGCTCGACGACATGTTCTTTGCCGATGGTGGCCTCGTCCCGACGAAGCGCTTCATCGCGACGCGCGTCGAAGCCGAGCTCGCCTTCGTCATGAGCAAACGCCTCGCGGGCCCCAACTGCACGCTATTCGACGTGCTCAACGCCACCGACTTCGTGGTGCCGGCGCTGGAGATTCTGGACACGCGGATCGAGCGCGTCGATCCCCAGACCAAGGCGACGCGAAAGATTTTCGATACCATCGCCGATAACGCGGCGAATGCCGGCATCGTGCTCGGCGGACGGCCGATCCGCCCGCTTGACGCCGATCTGCGATGGATCGGTGCGTTGTGTTTCAAGAACGGCCAGCTCGAAGAGACCGGCCTTGCCGCCGGCGTGCTCAATCATCCCGCCACGGCCGTTGCCTGGCTCGCCAACAAGATCGCACCGCTCGGCCTTGCGCTCGAGCCCGGACAAATCGTGCTCGCCGGCTCTTTCATCCGTCCGATCGAGACCCGCAAGGGCGACACAATCCAGGCCGATTATGGCGCCTACGGCTCGGTGAGCTGCTACTTCGCTTAG
- the alkB gene encoding DNA oxidative demethylase AlkB: MMADLFDSVAEAQPSREEIADGAVLLRGFVKPIESELIEAVRAIVAQSPFRRMTTPGGHLMSVAMTNCGERGWITDHTGYRYDPIDPRTGAPWPAMPPVLRDLALRAAEQGGFAGFAPDACLVNRYEPGTRLSLHQDKDELDYSAPIVSVSLGLPATFLFGGLARSDKPRRFRLVHGDVVVWGGPSRLAYHGVAPLADGEHALLGRKRINLTFRKVR, translated from the coding sequence CTGATGGCGGATTTGTTCGATAGCGTTGCCGAAGCCCAGCCGTCGCGCGAGGAGATCGCCGACGGCGCCGTTCTGCTGCGCGGCTTCGTCAAGCCGATCGAGAGCGAGTTGATCGAAGCGGTGCGCGCCATCGTGGCGCAGTCGCCGTTCCGCCGCATGACCACGCCCGGCGGGCATCTGATGTCGGTCGCCATGACCAATTGCGGCGAGCGCGGCTGGATCACCGATCATACCGGCTATCGCTATGATCCCATCGACCCGCGGACCGGGGCGCCGTGGCCGGCGATGCCGCCGGTGCTCCGCGATCTGGCGTTGCGCGCCGCGGAGCAGGGCGGCTTTGCCGGCTTCGCGCCCGACGCGTGCCTCGTCAACCGCTACGAGCCCGGCACGCGGCTGTCATTGCATCAGGACAAGGACGAGCTGGATTATTCAGCGCCGATCGTCTCGGTCTCGCTCGGGCTGCCTGCGACGTTCCTGTTCGGCGGCCTGGCACGCAGCGACAAGCCGCGCCGCTTCCGCTTGGTCCATGGCGATGTCGTGGTCTGGGGCGGGCCGTCACGGCTCGCCTATCACGGCGTCGCGCCGCTGGCCGACGGTGAACATGCGTTGCTGGGGCGGAAGCGGATCAATTTGACGTTCCGAAAGGTCCGCTGA
- a CDS encoding MFS transporter has translation MATTQLSAGTGAANRTGLYLAVLQLAFTLGWTTYVIYLPKLAAEVGVAPSAVILILMLDQAIFTIADTAMGIAADKIAPHLGRLGLFVGLVAAISCGAFVALPFVAGRGVAAQGWFIALIVVWSITSSALRAPPLTLLGKYRARPQVPFLAALAMLGYGVAGAVSPYLGVVLREHDARLPFVISSAVLLLTALGLSRIEHEVARDTAPPTPPEAAKPLGLVPIAFIVAMVALALGYQLHFALNSAPFYLRFAKPDELQWLMPVFWIGFNIAMFPASLVAKHRGGVIVMGAAGLLGAVAIAAAEFAGSLNTLIVAQFLAGAAWGCMLMSAISAALAIGSTGAEGKVTGLVFSALALGTLARMAAVAGGLQKVPDYAPLLHWAPVACWAVAGAGLLVIAAARLQGGVHLKASAGG, from the coding sequence ATGGCGACCACACAGCTCTCGGCCGGCACTGGCGCGGCCAACCGTACCGGCTTGTATCTGGCCGTGCTGCAACTGGCGTTCACGCTTGGCTGGACCACCTACGTCATCTATCTGCCAAAGCTCGCGGCTGAGGTCGGCGTCGCGCCATCAGCCGTCATCCTCATCCTGATGCTGGACCAGGCGATCTTCACCATCGCCGACACCGCGATGGGGATCGCCGCCGACAAGATCGCTCCCCATCTCGGCAGGCTAGGCCTGTTCGTCGGGCTCGTGGCCGCGATCTCCTGCGGCGCGTTCGTCGCGCTGCCCTTCGTCGCAGGACGCGGGGTGGCCGCGCAGGGGTGGTTCATTGCCCTGATCGTGGTCTGGTCGATCACCTCGTCCGCGCTGCGCGCGCCGCCGCTGACCCTGCTCGGCAAATACCGCGCCCGGCCGCAGGTGCCGTTCCTCGCCGCGCTCGCGATGCTCGGCTATGGCGTCGCCGGCGCAGTCTCGCCCTATCTCGGCGTGGTGCTGCGCGAGCACGATGCGCGGCTGCCCTTCGTGATATCGAGCGCAGTGTTGCTGTTGACCGCGCTCGGACTGTCACGGATCGAGCACGAGGTGGCCCGCGACACCGCGCCGCCGACACCGCCCGAAGCGGCAAAGCCGCTTGGCCTCGTGCCGATCGCCTTCATCGTCGCGATGGTGGCGCTCGCGCTCGGTTATCAGTTGCACTTCGCTCTGAACAGCGCGCCGTTCTACCTGCGCTTTGCCAAGCCGGATGAGCTGCAATGGCTGATGCCGGTGTTCTGGATCGGTTTCAACATTGCCATGTTTCCGGCAAGCCTCGTCGCCAAGCACCGTGGCGGCGTGATCGTGATGGGCGCGGCCGGACTGCTTGGAGCGGTCGCGATTGCTGCGGCCGAATTCGCCGGCAGCCTCAACACGCTGATCGTCGCGCAGTTTCTCGCCGGAGCAGCGTGGGGCTGCATGCTGATGAGCGCGATCTCGGCTGCGTTGGCCATCGGCTCGACCGGCGCGGAGGGAAAGGTGACCGGCCTCGTCTTCTCGGCGCTGGCACTCGGGACCTTGGCACGAATGGCGGCGGTCGCCGGCGGCTTGCAGAAAGTGCCTGACTACGCGCCGCTGCTGCACTGGGCCCCGGTCGCCTGCTGGGCGGTCGCAGGCGCGGGCCTGCTGGTGATCGCGGCGGCGCGGCTACAGGGCGGCGTTCACCTCAAGGCTTCGGCGGGTGGATGA
- a CDS encoding 2OG-Fe(II) oxygenase has protein sequence MTATARKSPHKSATDPAARVDALDWPQITGELDTQGCALLKGLLTPDQCRAVAALYPDDANFRSRIVMGRHGFGRGEYKYFSYPLPDLIAQLRPTLYAHLQGVANRWNEAMGIDIRYPAEHAAFLKRCHEAGQARPTPLLLQYEAGDFNCLHQDLYGEHVFPLQVAILLSEPGRDFTGGEFVLTEQRPRMQSRAEVVPLAQGDAVAFAVHHRPVQGTRGTYRVNLRHGVSRVRSGQRHTLGVIFHDAK, from the coding sequence ATGACAGCAACAGCACGCAAATCGCCTCATAAGTCAGCCACGGACCCCGCCGCCCGCGTCGATGCCCTCGACTGGCCCCAGATCACCGGCGAACTCGACACCCAGGGCTGCGCGCTCCTGAAAGGCCTGCTCACGCCGGACCAGTGCCGCGCCGTCGCCGCGCTCTATCCCGACGACGCCAACTTCCGGAGCCGCATCGTCATGGGCCGCCATGGCTTCGGTCGCGGCGAGTACAAATATTTCTCCTACCCGCTGCCTGACCTGATCGCGCAGTTGCGCCCGACGCTCTACGCGCATCTCCAGGGCGTCGCCAACCGCTGGAACGAGGCTATGGGGATCGACATCCGCTACCCGGCCGAACACGCGGCGTTCCTGAAGCGGTGCCACGAGGCAGGCCAAGCGCGACCGACGCCGCTGCTGCTGCAATACGAGGCCGGCGATTTCAACTGTCTGCATCAGGACCTCTATGGCGAGCACGTGTTCCCGTTGCAGGTCGCGATCCTCTTGTCGGAGCCCGGCCGCGATTTCACCGGCGGCGAGTTCGTGCTGACCGAGCAGCGCCCGCGCATGCAGTCCCGCGCCGAAGTGGTTCCGCTCGCGCAGGGCGACGCCGTGGCCTTCGCTGTGCATCACCGCCCGGTGCAGGGGACACGCGGCACCTACCGCGTTAATCTCCGCCATGGCGTCAGCCGGGTCAGGTCCGGTCAGCGCCACACACTAGGTGTGATCTTTCACGATGCGAAATAA
- a CDS encoding 5-carboxymethyl-2-hydroxymuconate Delta-isomerase produces MPHFTIEYSANLDDRLDIGAACEVVRKAAVETGIFPLGGIRVRAVRCEHYAIADARQDYGFLDMVLRIGEGRDLPTRKTAGEHVFQALSRHLDPVFASSKFALSFDMQINDKDTSWKRNNIHDALKAEAAHG; encoded by the coding sequence ATGCCGCATTTCACGATCGAATATTCGGCCAATCTCGACGACCGCCTCGACATCGGCGCGGCGTGCGAGGTGGTGCGCAAGGCGGCGGTCGAGACCGGCATCTTCCCGCTCGGCGGCATCCGCGTCCGCGCCGTCAGATGCGAGCATTATGCGATTGCGGACGCGCGGCAAGACTACGGCTTTCTCGACATGGTGCTGCGCATCGGCGAAGGCCGCGATCTGCCAACCCGCAAGACGGCCGGCGAGCATGTCTTCCAGGCGCTCTCCCGGCATCTCGATCCCGTCTTCGCAAGCTCGAAATTCGCTCTCTCGTTCGACATGCAGATCAACGACAAGGACACGAGCTGGAAGCGCAACAACATCCACGACGCCCTGAAAGCGGAGGCCGCCCATGGATAA
- the hpaE gene encoding 5-carboxymethyl-2-hydroxymuconate semialdehyde dehydrogenase, protein MDKPTPKTDVFQANRDRVAPLLKTLRADGIGHMIDGKIVPSISGETFETKSPVDGAILASVARGNAEDVDRAATAAALAFKPWRDMAPAMRKKLLHRVADAIEDNAEDIAVLECIDTGQAYRFMAKAAIRAAENFRFFADRCGEARDGQNTPSDEHWNVSTRVPIGPVGVITPWNTPFMLSTWKIAPALAAGCTVVHKPAEWSPITAAILAKLVKEAGVPDGVLNTVHGFGEEAGKALTEHPAIKAIGFVGESSTGSAIMVQGAPTLKRVHFELGGKNPVIVFDDADLDRALDAVVFMIYSLNGERCTSSSRLLIQAGIAEKFTEKLTARVKALKVGHPLDPVTEIGPLIHERHLAKVCSYFDVARQDGATIAVGGKAYDGPGGGHYVEPTLVTGAHGKMRVAQEEVFGPFLTVLPFKDEADAVEIANDIRYGLTGYVWTNDLGRALRVADALEAGMIWLNSENVRHLPTPFGGMKASGIGRDGGDYSFDFYMETKHVSLARGTHKIQKLGI, encoded by the coding sequence ATGGATAAGCCCACGCCGAAAACCGATGTGTTCCAGGCCAACCGAGACCGCGTTGCACCGCTGCTGAAGACGCTGCGTGCCGACGGTATCGGGCACATGATCGACGGCAAGATCGTGCCGTCAATCTCAGGCGAGACGTTCGAGACGAAATCGCCGGTCGACGGCGCGATACTCGCAAGCGTCGCCCGCGGCAATGCCGAGGATGTCGATCGCGCCGCCACCGCTGCCGCCCTCGCCTTCAAGCCCTGGCGCGACATGGCGCCGGCGATGCGGAAGAAGCTGCTGCATCGGGTCGCCGACGCCATCGAGGACAACGCCGAAGACATCGCGGTGCTCGAATGCATCGACACCGGCCAGGCCTATCGCTTCATGGCCAAGGCCGCGATCCGCGCCGCCGAGAATTTCCGCTTCTTTGCCGATCGATGCGGCGAGGCGCGCGACGGCCAGAACACGCCGAGCGATGAGCATTGGAACGTCTCGACGCGCGTGCCGATCGGCCCGGTCGGCGTGATCACGCCGTGGAATACGCCGTTCATGCTTTCGACCTGGAAGATCGCCCCTGCTCTCGCCGCCGGCTGCACCGTCGTGCACAAGCCGGCGGAGTGGTCGCCGATCACGGCGGCCATTCTGGCGAAGCTCGTCAAGGAAGCCGGCGTGCCCGACGGCGTGCTCAACACCGTCCACGGTTTTGGCGAAGAGGCCGGCAAGGCGCTGACCGAGCATCCCGCCATCAAGGCGATCGGCTTCGTCGGCGAAAGCTCGACGGGATCCGCGATCATGGTTCAGGGCGCGCCCACGCTGAAGCGCGTGCATTTCGAGCTCGGCGGCAAGAACCCGGTGATCGTGTTCGACGACGCCGATCTCGACCGCGCGCTCGATGCGGTCGTGTTCATGATCTACTCGCTCAACGGCGAGCGCTGCACGTCGTCGAGCCGCCTGCTGATCCAGGCCGGCATCGCCGAGAAGTTCACCGAGAAACTCACGGCGCGCGTAAAAGCCCTGAAGGTCGGCCATCCCCTCGATCCGGTAACCGAGATCGGGCCACTGATCCACGAGCGTCATCTGGCAAAGGTGTGCTCGTATTTCGACGTCGCACGCCAGGACGGCGCGACGATTGCCGTCGGCGGCAAGGCCTATGACGGCCCGGGCGGCGGACATTATGTCGAGCCGACCCTGGTGACCGGCGCGCATGGCAAGATGCGCGTGGCGCAGGAAGAGGTGTTCGGCCCCTTCCTGACCGTGCTGCCCTTCAAGGACGAAGCCGACGCCGTCGAGATCGCCAACGACATCCGCTATGGCCTGACCGGCTATGTCTGGACCAACGACCTTGGCCGCGCATTGCGTGTCGCGGATGCGCTGGAAGCCGGCATGATCTGGCTGAACTCGGAAAACGTCCGGCATCTGCCAACGCCGTTTGGCGGCATGAAGGCCTCCGGCATCGGCCGCGACGGCGGCGATTACTCGTTCGATTTCTACATGGAAACCAAGCACGTCTCGCTGGCGCGGGGCACGCACAAGATTCAGAAGTTGGGAATCTAA
- the hpaR gene encoding homoprotocatechuate degradation operon regulator HpaR, translated as MVKRPADPANGSEPAVRQVPMRDFSRSLPMSLLRAREAVMRQFRPSLREHGLTEQQWRILRALAAIDTVEVTELARTAFLLGPSLSRILRDLEARNLIERKTAKADQRRSMVSISEKGVKLMASVAPSSEAIYAEITRRFGARKLVELQEMLGELEQSLAGLGAGEEASAEE; from the coding sequence ATGGTGAAGAGACCGGCTGATCCTGCGAACGGAAGCGAGCCCGCCGTCCGGCAGGTGCCGATGCGCGACTTCTCGCGCTCGCTACCGATGTCGCTTCTGCGGGCGCGCGAAGCGGTGATGCGGCAATTCCGTCCCTCGCTGCGCGAGCATGGCCTGACCGAGCAGCAATGGCGCATTCTGCGCGCGCTCGCGGCGATCGACACGGTCGAGGTCACGGAACTGGCGCGCACCGCGTTCCTGCTCGGACCAAGCCTGTCGCGCATCCTGCGTGATCTGGAGGCGCGCAATTTGATCGAGCGCAAGACGGCGAAGGCGGACCAGCGCCGCAGCATGGTCTCGATCTCGGAAAAGGGCGTGAAGCTGATGGCCTCCGTGGCGCCGTCCTCCGAAGCGATCTATGCGGAGATCACGCGACGCTTTGGCGCACGCAAGCTCGTCGAGTTGCAGGAGATGCTCGGCGAGCTCGAACAAAGTCTCGCAGGGCTCGGCGCGGGCGAGGAGGCAAGTGCCGAGGAGTGA
- the hpaD gene encoding 3,4-dihydroxyphenylacetate 2,3-dioxygenase: MPVPQHIFEPPFNIIRSSHAVLDVTDLKLSREFYESVVGLHVEDADDKVVYLRAAEEHQHHSLVLRKAAAPACNRLGFKVGNDGDLDKAAKFLSENGLGYAFVDQPFQGRTLQFTDPFGFQIELYASMDRRPHLLRRYDLYRGCHPQRLDHFNVFAAEVQDTVEFYARLGFRLTEYAEEDGPNGRIAAAWMHRKGNVHDFAITNGKGPRLHHFAYWTPTAMNIIHLCDVMASQGFVKNIERGPGRHGISNAFFLYVRDPDGHRLELYTSDYFTGDHDHEPLRWSLRDPRRQTLWGAPAPRSWFEQGSPFAGQAVREPNFVADVLVAD; encoded by the coding sequence ATGCCCGTACCGCAACATATCTTCGAGCCGCCGTTCAACATCATCCGCTCCAGCCACGCCGTGCTGGACGTCACCGACCTGAAGCTCAGCCGCGAGTTCTATGAAAGCGTTGTCGGCCTGCATGTGGAGGACGCCGACGACAAGGTCGTCTACTTGCGCGCCGCCGAGGAGCACCAGCATCACTCGCTGGTGTTGCGCAAGGCGGCGGCGCCTGCCTGCAACCGGCTCGGTTTCAAAGTTGGCAACGACGGGGATCTGGACAAGGCCGCGAAGTTCCTGTCCGAGAACGGCCTTGGCTACGCCTTCGTCGATCAGCCCTTCCAGGGCCGCACGCTGCAGTTCACCGACCCCTTCGGCTTCCAGATCGAGCTGTATGCGTCGATGGACCGGCGGCCGCACCTGCTGCGCCGCTACGATCTCTACAGGGGCTGCCATCCGCAGCGGCTCGACCATTTCAACGTGTTCGCCGCCGAAGTGCAGGACACCGTCGAATTCTATGCCCGGCTCGGCTTTCGCCTCACCGAATACGCCGAGGAGGACGGACCGAACGGGCGCATCGCCGCGGCCTGGATGCATCGCAAGGGCAATGTCCACGATTTTGCCATCACCAACGGCAAGGGCCCGCGGCTGCACCACTTCGCGTACTGGACGCCGACGGCGATGAACATCATCCATCTCTGCGACGTCATGGCCTCGCAGGGCTTCGTCAAGAACATCGAGCGTGGCCCCGGCCGCCACGGCATCTCGAATGCGTTCTTCCTCTACGTCCGCGACCCCGATGGACACCGGCTCGAGCTCTACACCAGCGACTATTTCACCGGCGATCACGACCACGAGCCGCTTCGCTGGTCATTGCGAGATCCGCGCCGCCAGACATTGTGGGGCGCGCCCGCCCCGCGCTCCTGGTTCGAGCAGGGCTCGCCGTTCGCTGGCCAAGCCGTGCGTGAGCCGAACTTCGTGGCCGACGTGCTGGTGGCGGATTAA
- a CDS encoding fumarylacetoacetate hydrolase family protein — translation MTLPRIATYSVKGATKYGAVVDGGIVDLSARHAKDYPTLREVIAAGKLASFAEEAAGRTPDHALGDIIWLPPVPAPEKIICIGVNYPDRNAEYKDGQDAPKYPSMFMRSPRSFVGHDTPLVRPRASAQLDYEGEIVLVIGKAGRHIAESSALDHIAALTLCNEGSVRDWLRHAKFNVTQGKNFDSSGSLGPWLVPYAQESQVADIRLTTHVNGELRQDDRTSRLMFPFRYLISYISTFATLVPGDIIVTGTPTGAGARFDPPRYLKPGDVIEVAAEGIGSLRNGVVDEA, via the coding sequence ATGACCCTCCCTCGCATCGCCACCTATTCCGTCAAGGGTGCAACGAAGTACGGCGCCGTCGTGGACGGCGGCATTGTCGATCTCTCCGCGCGCCACGCAAAGGACTATCCGACGCTGCGCGAGGTGATCGCGGCAGGAAAGCTCGCGAGCTTCGCGGAAGAGGCCGCCGGCCGCACGCCCGATCACGCGCTCGGTGACATCATCTGGCTGCCGCCGGTGCCCGCGCCGGAAAAGATCATCTGCATCGGCGTCAACTATCCCGACCGCAATGCCGAGTACAAGGACGGCCAGGACGCGCCGAAATATCCGAGCATGTTCATGCGCTCGCCGCGCTCCTTCGTCGGCCACGACACACCGCTGGTGCGCCCGCGCGCCTCCGCGCAGCTCGACTATGAGGGAGAGATCGTGCTGGTGATCGGCAAGGCCGGTCGGCACATTGCGGAAAGTTCGGCGCTCGATCACATCGCCGCGCTGACGCTCTGCAATGAAGGTTCGGTGCGCGACTGGCTGCGCCATGCCAAGTTCAACGTCACGCAGGGCAAGAACTTCGATTCCAGCGGCAGCCTCGGCCCGTGGCTGGTGCCCTACGCACAGGAATCGCAGGTCGCCGACATCCGCCTCACCACGCACGTCAACGGAGAGCTGCGGCAGGACGACCGCACCAGCCGGCTGATGTTTCCGTTCCGCTATCTCATCAGCTATATCTCGACCTTCGCAACGCTCGTTCCCGGCGATATCATCGTCACGGGCACGCCAACCGGCGCCGGTGCGCGGTTCGACCCGCCGCGTTATCTGAAGCCCGGCGATGTTATCGAAGTCGCGGCCGAGGGCATCGGATCTTTACGCAACGGCGTCGTCGACGAAGCCTGA